The Nesterenkonia xinjiangensis genome contains a region encoding:
- a CDS encoding cupin domain-containing protein — MTHIVPTVRRFTTDADDRSVPLGDRRIWITPAVEASEGGPLSAYSAHFGRSERAELSAPYEEVWVVLRGELRVTGGSSELLVHAGEFLHVPEDSPGQVEAMVDTDLVCVSVPAH; from the coding sequence ATGACCCACATCGTCCCCACCGTACGCCGGTTCACCACCGATGCAGATGACCGCAGCGTGCCCTTGGGAGACCGCCGGATCTGGATCACTCCTGCCGTCGAGGCCTCCGAGGGCGGCCCCCTCAGTGCCTACAGCGCGCACTTCGGCCGGAGCGAACGGGCTGAGCTGTCCGCCCCGTACGAGGAGGTATGGGTCGTTCTGCGTGGTGAGCTTCGCGTGACCGGTGGCTCCTCCGAGCTGCTGGTCCATGCCGGGGAGTTCCTCCACGTGCCTGAGGACTCACCTGGTCAGGTGGAGGCGATGGTCGACACCGACCTGGTCTGCGTGTCGGTGCCGGCCCACTGA